Proteins found in one Muntiacus reevesi chromosome 2, mMunRee1.1, whole genome shotgun sequence genomic segment:
- the FZD8 gene encoding frizzled-8: MEWGYLLEVTSLLAALALLQRSSGAAAASAKELACQEITVPLCKGIGYNYTYMPNQFNHDTQDEAGLEVHQFWPLVEIQCSPDLKFFLCSMYTPICLEDYKKPLPPCRSVCERAKAGCAPLMRQYGFAWPDRMRCDRLPEQGNPDTLCMDYNRTDLTTAAPSPPRRPPPPPPGEQPPSGSGHGRPPGARPPSRGRGGGGDAAAPPARGGGGGGGGGGGGGGKARPPGGGAAPCEPGCQCRAPMVSVSSERHPLYNRVKTGQIANCALPCHNPFFSQDERAFTVFWIGLWSVLCFVSTFATVSTFLIDMERFKYPERPIIFLSACYLFVSVGYLVRLVAGHEKVACSGGAGAAGGAGGAGSAAAGAGAAGAGAGGPGGRGEYEELGAVEQHVRYETTGPALCTVVFLLVYFFGMASSIWWVILSLTWFLAAGMKWGNEAIAGYSQYFHLAAWLVPSVKSIAVLALSSVDGDPVAGICYVGNQSLDNLRGFVLAPLVIYLFIGTMFLLAGFVSLFRIRSVIKQQGGPTKTHKLEKLMIRLGLFTVLYTVPAAVVVACLFYEQHNRPRWEATHNCPCLRDLQPDQARRPDYAVFMLKYFMCLVVGITSGVWVWSGKTLESWRALCTRCCWASKGAGAAGAGAAGGGPGGGGLGAGGGGGPGAGGAGSLYSDVSTGLTWRSGTASSVSYPKQMPLSQV; this comes from the coding sequence ATGGAGTGGGGTTACCTGTTGGAAGTGACCTCTTTGCTGGCCGCCCTGGCGCTGCTGCAGCGCTCGAGCGGTGCGGCGGCCGCCTCAGCCAAGGAACTGGCGTGCCAGGAGATCACCGTGCCGCTGTGCAAGGGCATCGGCTACAACTACACCTATATGCCCAACCAGTTCAACCACGACACGCAGGACGAGGCGGGCCTGGAGGTGCACCAGTTCTGGCCACTGGTGGAGATCCAGTGCTCGCCCGATCTCAAGTTCTTCCTGTGCAGCATGTACACGCCCATCTGCCTAGAGGACTACAAGaagcccctgcctccctgccgCTCGGTGTGCGAGCGCGCCAAGGCCGGCTGCGCGCCCCTCATGCGCCAGTACGGCTTCGCCTGGCCCGACCGCATGCGCTGCGACCGACTGCCTGAGCAGGGCAACCCCGACACGCTGTGCATGGACTACAACCGCACCGACCTCACCACGGCCGCGCCCAGCCCGccgcgccgcccgccgccgccgccccccggTGAGCAGCCGCCCTCTGGCAGCGGCCACGGCCGCCCACCCGGGGCCCGGCCCCCGTCCCGCGGCAGGGGCGGCGGCGGGGACGCGGCTGCGCCCCCTgcacgcggcggcggcggcggcggcggcggcggtggcggcggcggcgggaagGCGCGGCCCCCTGGCGGTGGCGCGGCGCCCTGCGAGCCGGGATGCCAGTGCCGCGCGCCCATGGTGAGCGTGTCCAGCGAGCGGCACCCTCTCTACAACCGCGTCAAGACGGGCCAGATCGCCAACTGCGCGTTGCCCTGCCACAACCCGTTCTTCAGCCAGGACGAGCGCGCCTTCACCGTCTTCTGGATAGGCCTATGGTCTGTACTATGCTTCGTGTCCACCTTCGCCACCGTCTCCACCTTCCTCATCGACATGGAGCGCTTCAAGTACCCGGAGCGGCCCATCATATTCCTCTCGGCCTGCTATCTTTTCGTGTCTGTCGGCTACCTGGTGCGCCTGGTGGCGGGCCACGAGAAGGTGGCGTGCAGCGGCGGCGCTGGGGCtgcgggcggggccgggggcgcgggGAGCGCGGCGGCAGGCGCGGGTGCGGCGGGAGCCGGCGCTGGGGGCCCGGGTGGGCGCGGCGAGTATGAGGAGCTGGGCGCCGTGGAGCAGCACGTGCGCTACGAGACCACCGGCCCGGCGCTGTGCACCGTGGTCTTCCTGCTGGTCTACTTCTTCGGCATGGCCAGCTCCATCTGGTGGGTGATCCTGTCGCTCACGTGGTTCCTGGCGGCGGGCATGAAATGGGGCAATGAGGCCATCGCCGGCTACTCGCAGTACTTCCACCTGGCCGCGTGGCTCGTGCCCAGCGTCAAGTCTATCGCCGTGCTGGCGCTCAGCTCGGTAGATGGCGACCCGGTGGCAGGCATCTGCTACGTAGGCAACCAGAGCCTGGACAACCTGCGCGGCTTCGTGCTGGCGCCGCTGGTCATCTACCTCTTCATCGGCACCATGTTCCTGCTGGCCGGCTTCGTGTCGCTCTTCCGCATCCGCTCGGTCATCAAGCAGCAGGGTGGCCCCACCAAGACGCACAAGCTGGAGAAGCTCATGATCCGCCTGGGCCTCTTCACCGTGCTCTACACCGTGCCCGCCGCCGTGGTGGTCGCCTGCCTCTTCTACGAGCAGCACAACCGCCCGCGCTGGGAGGCCACGCACAACTGCCCGTGCCTGCGGGATCTGCAGCCCGACCAGGCGCGCCGGCCTGACTACGCGGTCTTCATGCTCAAGTACTTCATGTGCCTGGTAGTGGGCATCACCTCGGGCGTGTGGGTCTGGTCCGGCAAGACGCTCGAGTCGTGGCGCGCGCTATGCACCCGCTGCTGCTGGGCCAGCAAGGGCGCGGGCGCGGCGGGCGCGGGCGCGGCGGGCGGCGGCCCGGGCGGCGGGGGGCTGGGGGCCGGCGGGGGCGGAGGGCCGGGGGCCGGCGGGGCGGGCTCCCTCTACAGCGACGTCAGCACCGGCCTGACGTGGCGATCTGGCACGGCCAGCTCGGTGTCTTATCCAAAGCAGATGCCATTGTCCCAGGTCTGA